TAGGTGAAGCAGTCAGCATGACCTTTCTGCCGCTGGTTCTGCTAGGACTATACTATATTCTTTTTGATGACTACAATAAATGGCGATCTCTCAGTGTAGGTATGACTTTGATTACCTATTCGCATACACTCTCACTTTTCATGACCAGCATCTTGATTGTTGTTGGCTTCATGGTTAGCTTGGGTTTTTTAGATCAACGAAAAGCCCGTATTAAATCGCTTTTTACAGCGGGTTTTTGGACCGTGATTTTATGCTCCCCTTACTTATTTTTGGTAATTAATACCAGCTTAAACAATAAGCTTTACTTAAACTGGCAACCCGCCTTGCATGGGCTGCCGTTGACCGACTGGCTGATGAATTCGCTAGGTAATCGTATGTACCCAAATCTCAACGTCAGAAGTAGTTTAGGGGCTTCTGTCGTGATCGCTGGTGTCTTAGCCCTTATGTTGTTCATCATCGTGAAACGATCCCGAACAGCTTTTAGCACATTCTGTCTATGGGGTGGTTTGGGAATCATGCTTATCTCAACGTCCCTTTTCCCTTGGTTTCTAACGAACAACACCATCTTCGGCAGAATTCAATTTGTGTGGCGGTTAAATGCCTACATATCGCTTCTCTTGCTTGCAAGTTTTAGTCTCATTCTTGGGATCGTGATTCGGAAAAATGTTTTGTTGAAATCCGTTTTCTTATTAGCACTTATCGCAGGATTGACAATTGGTAATACAACGGCGCTTGCCACTTTTACGGCTGCCAAAGCTGAAAAGACCCCTCGAGAAGGAACACTTGTCAAAAATGTTAAAAATATTTTTTATGGTGACTATACGCCAGAGCAAGTCCAGAGCAAGAAAAATCTTCAACAAATTTTACAAAAGCAGTTCTTCCTAAACGCGCAGCAAATTAACCCGGTCTATCACTTCACTGACAATGACTTTACTGTACAAGTTGATAACTCAACGCAATCACACGCAAGACTGACAATCCCGGTATTCTGGTATGCGAGTCAGGTCGTAACGGTTAACCAAAAGCCGGTTCATTCAAAAATCTCGAAAACAGGTGCAACCCTTGTTACGATCCCCAAAGGCAGCTCAGTGATCTCTGTCTCATATCAATATCCCAAGTCAGTTGTTGTTTTTATTGTGATAGCTTGCTTTGGACTAGCAGCCATTTTTATGCCATTGATCTTTCGCAACACAGGCTCGGCAAAAGTTACAAAAACTGACTAACCTTCTCATGACGTCCAAAGCGTGAGCTGGTTTCTGCGCTAGCGAGCGCATTTTATCCTAAAAATGACATTACTAAGCTTAAAAACAGCCTCGACAAGATGTATGCTGAGCAACGCATCTTACCGGGGCTGTTTTGTTTAATCAGCGCAAAGCCTTATTGCTTTACGCAAGATCGCAAAAACTGAATTAATTTCAGAAGTCCGTACCCAAAAATGCCAAGTAAACTGATACCATTAATGATCGCAGCCGCCCAGAAAAGCTTCGACGGAGCATAACCAACGACCAAATGATTCTCACCCAATCTTGGTGTCACAATCAATGCGCCAATATTGCTTCGCTTGTACTGTGAGGGCTCCAATTTTTTGCCATTTAAAAAAACGGTTGAATGCTTATAAACAATCACTGGCATAAGCGTCGATTTTCGCTTTTTAGCTTGCCAAGTGAAGTCAAGCCGACTATCTGCATCAACTTGTTTCCTGACATTTACGTGATTGTGCAGAATTTGCTGTTTGTACGCATCATAAGCGTAGAGCGTGTTTTTTACATTCGGGACAGGTAAATAATCTGGCGTGTTTTTGGTAATAACACCAAAAATGTTTGCCTGATCATATGCATGATTAAACAAGTCGCGAATCTCTGCCTGATTTTGAATGGTTGAATCAGCACTAACTGCAACCTGATCGCCTTGCCACGCTGTTGCTTTCTCGTTTACCCAGGTGTAACCATTGACTAAATTTAACCCAGCGACACTAATGAAAAGCGCTGAGAACAAGCGAGTGCGTTCCGTCTTGGCATTAATATTCAGTTTTTGAATCGATATTGTTGTACCCAGAATCATCATTGTCAAGGCGACTGGGTTGAAGCGTTGCGGAAACTGAATCGTTTGAAGAACATTAAAATGATCAGCAAGAAAGTTCCATGGAAAAAGTGGTGAAGATAGCCACAAAAACAAAAATCCATCAAGGTTAATTAGTTTTTCAACGATTTTCAGTCGTTTCCAGTTCAACGCAGCAAACACTAGCTGAAAGAGAATCATCGCTGACAAAATCAAACCCAAGTCCAGACGAGTCATGTTGCCAAGCGACAATCGCGAAGCACTGCCAAGTAAATCGGTGACTTTATATGGCATAACAAGGTGCTCGTTATGTAGCTCATAAATTGCTGCCAATGTGCTAGCATTCAAGGCAACAGCAACCCCAACGGCTGCAACGGCATCAAGTATTGTTCGCCATTTATTCTTAGCCAAATAGAGTCCCGGAATGAAGAAAATGGCGGCACTAATAACGTACAGTATAACTGTAAAGTTCTGAACCGCCATTAACGTAGCTGCTGATAAACCAAATAAAACAGGACTAATCGGCTTTTCATGATTGATCACCATGCGGATCAGCGGAATCGTTGTCAGCGGAAGTAGAGCCGCTCCCCATCCCCGCAAAGCCGAATCGGTGACATAAAACAGCACTAAAGGTGTTCCCATGTATAAAACCGCAGCAGCAAAAGCCATTTGACGCTTCACTTGGCAGTACCGAGTCAAAAAATACATACCACTTCCCGCTGTTACTAAACATAAAAAACTGGAAATGATCTCTGCTCTAAACCAAGTTTTGGCAATGATTAAGATAAAACCGTGGCAATAAGCAAACGCACTGCCATAAACCGCGTTAATAATGCGTCCTGATTGTCGAAACGAATAGAGTGACTGAAAAAAGTTGAACTTGCCGGTCTTGAGTTGCATGGCCGCTTCATAAAAACGATTCCAATGAAATTCCCAGTCGTCGCCAACTGCCAAAGCATGATAGCTTAATTGCGGTGACAGTACAATCAACGCCATGATAACAATTCCTAAAAGCCACGCAAGCTCATGCGCCCAACTCAGTTTATTTTTTTCGTGCATGTGAATCACTCCAACTTCCAACGATTATTTTCAACAAAGTATCATTTCCGAAAAAAAGTTTTCAAGACTAAATCGCTCTTTTTTTAGACACGAATTCATTAAAAAGGGCCCTGCAAGCACTAGCAATCATCTAGTAAATGCAAGACCCGTTTTACTTTCTATTTGCGACTGACAAACTGCTGGCTTGGTTTAAAGCTACCTAATAGTAAGGGCACCTTTGTCAATCCAATAAATATGGCCATCTGGGAATTGAACCTTAACGTAAGTGCCTCTATCAGTCTTTTGTTCAATTGTGGCATGAACGTTCTGACCATCATATTGCTTAGCACTGTCGTTGCCAACAAGTGTCGTAATGCTTGTATGATAAGGGCCATCAGCGTAAAGGCCGTCTACCCGTGTCTTCTGATTCACCACGGCATTATAATTAACATCTGACGTTGAAAGAATTGGACTCAATGGTGACATACTCGTCAAAGCCAATTTGTCTGTCCAATAAGTTGTGCCATTGCCAAGTCGAATCTGGACATAAGTTGATTTGGTGGATCGCGAGGTGGTGGCCTCGGCAATAACTTGTACCAACCGTCCATTTAGAGACTTGGTATTGGTATTACCGATCGCTGTCGCAGAAGATGTGTGATAAGGCCCCTCTTGATACAGCCCATCCGCTCGATGATTTTGATCAACAATGGCCAAATAGCTGACTGTCTTCGTGAGCAAAATTTTGTCGAAGCCTGCCTCATCAGCCATTTTCAAACCACGTTTATCAATCCAGAATGTTTGACCATTCGCTAAACGTATCTGATTGTAAGTCGTTCCACCCGCTCGCGTCGTAACGGCTTCAGCAATGACTTGAACGCGTTGACCATTATATCTAGGTGCATCGCTGTTGCCACCAGAAGTAAGGGCAGACGTATGATATGGACCTGATGTATAAATGCCGTCTGAGCGTCCCTTTTGTTGAATAGTCGCCGCATAATTCACTGATTTGTTAGAAACAATTTTATCAAAAGAAAGTTGAGCCGTTCCATTTTTATCAATCCAGAAAACTTTGCCATTTTGAGCGCGAACTTTCAAATAAGTACCACGGGAAGTAATTGTTTCCGCTAACACATGAACTGTCTGATTATTATACGCAACGCCATCAAAGTTAGAAATTGCCGTCGTCGCACTCGTGTGATAAGGAGCATCAGCATAGATACCGTCTTTTCGGCTATCCTGATTGACGATGGTCGTATCGTAATTCACTGCTTTTGTAGAAAGGATCGTATCGTATGAAGGCGTTTCAGGCTTAGGTGCCACGGTATTTGCCTGCGTAAAAAGCCCTGTATAGTCAATTGAAACATCAACTGGACTTGAAGCGCCTGGTAAGTATGCTAAAGAGGAATACTGCCATGCACCAAAGTCTTGATTCCATAATGAACTAGCGCTGGGTGTGTATGGGTAATCCGCAACCCAAGTCCGGTTCTTACCAACAGTAGCAATTGCAGCATTCGAATAACTATAATATTTGCCGGTATATAAAACGTGGTTATTGTATCCGCGTTTGTTCAAAGTTTGCCAAAATGCAGTTAAATTTGCGCCAACATCTCCGCTCACATCATTATCTTCAACATCTGCCACAACATTCGTTTGTTTACCAACATTTAACGAATCAAGTGTATTGGCAAAATAATTAGCTTCATTGATCGCAGCTGCCTGTGAACTAAAATGCACATAGTGATAAACCGAAATTGCCATGCCAGCATTCTTAGCATACTGAATCTGCTTACCGGCATATGGATTCTGATAGAAATTACCTTCTGACGTCTTCACTACCGCGCCTCTTACCCCAAGCGAGCGAAGTGTGTTGAAATTAGCCTGTGTCAGCCAATACTGATAAGAAGCGACATCAACGACATCGGTCCTTGGTACTGACTTGTCACCAATGGTAAAGCTCATCATCGTCAACGAATTAGCCGCAAAGGTTTGTGCATTTGCCTGTGCGCCTCCTGACGTCGCAAGCGTGCCATTACTCGAAAATGACCGCGCACGACTTGCTGGGGCAGCTGGTGCCTGTTCAGTTGTCGTTGCACCAGCAGCATTTGAATGCTGGTTCATTTCGTGAAAAGGTGCGGTTTGGTCCTGACTCGATTGCGCACTTGTTCCTGTATTTGCACTGTCATTCTCAGCAGCAGATACCGGCGTGCCTAAAACAACTTGTGAAAATAAAAGTGAAGAGGCAATCGCAGCAGTTGTCCAAAATACTTTATTCTTCAACTTTTTCTCCTTTTTCCCCATTGTTAAGCTCCTTCTTAATTAAGTTCTTTAAAACACGATCATTATACATGGACTTCTGTGCCTTTTAAAGAAACATTCTGGTGACACGTTTTGCGTTTTTGTGTCAAAGATCACTTAAACACCGCCATATCAATCAGCTCATGACAACGGGTCTGTCAAATTATCGGTAAACATTTTTCTTTGAATGATCTTCAACCAACGATAAATAACCGGCGTTGCTAAAAGGAACAAAGCATAATATTGCTCAAAGCGATACCGCGTCTGCGTTTCCATAACTATGTAAGCAAAGAAAAACATGCCATAAATCAAGGCTGGCAACAGGTAAGCGACTCGATCGATGAGAACCTTCTCAGTCACAACACGCTTAAATGTTCCCAGAACTGTACCGGCATAAATAATGATACCAGAAAAGTTTAGTGATGAAATCAACAATGAATGACGTTCAAGAAAGGCCTGATCGCCTCCGAGATTGTATTGATTGTCAACATTACCCAAAAAACTAGTAAATCGATCCATGACATCTTGAAGGTTAACGCCATGTACAAAAACACGCCGTAATTTATCAGCAGCTGCCTGTTTATATAAGCCATAGTCAAAGTGATAAGCTTTTAAATCATAATATAACTGTGATTTACGGGCACTTGTTGTATATTTTCCACTAACGCCTTTTCCGGTAAGTCCAATCAGAAACTTATAATAAGGATTCCCACCTTTGATACCGTATGGCGCAACACCTGAAATGATAAATAGTCCATTTATGATCCATCCTAGACCCCAAAATGCGGCTACAAAAGCGATAGTACCAAGTAATCTTTGACGGCTTCTGTGGTAGACAGCCTGAATCAATAGTGTGGCAGCAATCGCCATCACGACGACAACAGCGGTCGGCCGCAAAGTTTGTGCCAAAGTGATACAAGCCGCTGCCAGTAAAAGATTCTGCCAAGATTGTCGTTTTAAAATAAAATAAATGGCCGCTGCTTCTAATAAAAGTCCCTCATGTTGGTTATTGATAATGCCTGCACCTATAAATATATATGGGAAGATGGCGAATACTCCTGCGCCAAAAGTGGCTGTATGTACATCAACATACAATCTCAGAGTTTTAAACAGAATCAAAACGGTCAAGGTGATGACGATCATTTCGACGATTTTGAAATACAATAACCGATAACCAAATACTCGCATTAGCAACGATAAATAATAAGCATAGCCAATTTGAAAATTATAATACCTAAAATAGTCACTAGGCTGAGCAGCATGCTTGCCAAACGTACCATTCACGATATCTTGCGCGCCTTCTAGCAAGACCTTATAGTCACTGACCGGAACTGGACGATAGATATAGTTCCAAATTCCCAATAATATCAGAGAAATCGCGGCTAAAATGACGAGTGCCTGGCGATCTGATAATTGAATCAAACTCAATTTAAAAAGTAGGAAAACCCCACAAATAATGCCCATGCCGCCCAGAACAAAGGCAGATGTATCCCATGCAGCGCCTTGAATAATCTGGAGCTTAAATAAACACAACAGGCAAAATGAAAAAGCAATTACCAGCAGATATCTGCCAAATTTATCAATTATCTGGCTGAGTTCTTGCATAACCCTATTCATTCGATTTTCCATTCTTCACTTCTTCCTTTCAGAGCGGTGCCAAAATCGTTAATACTTCATTAGTGCCCACTTGCATCAGCAGGACGCCGCAACCGTCTATCAAACAAGCAGCCGAACGGCGATAGCTCATTCGGTGGACCCTCAGTAACTTCAACCCTCATACTAGCATGACACAATAAAAACCCTCTGATCTTTTTTTGCATGTTATACTATTTTGCGAGCATTAATGTGAAGAAAGCAACATAAATGGAGGAGTACCTGTATGGACATTATTTTGTTACCATTCATCGGACTGATCCTTGCGAGCATGCAGCAGAGTCAGAATCTCAAAAAGGGCCACTTAGGAAAAAATACCACAAACAACTTAAAGGGCATCAGCATTATTTTCATCATTCTTCACCATATTAATCAGGAACTTGGACCAGTTGCGGGTACTTTCTTCGCTTCTCGGCTATCATTGGCGGGACGGCTTGGGGTTGCAATCTTTTTCTTCGTCTCTGGTTATGGCATCATGCGACAATATCAGATCAAAGGCCCTTCTTATTTGAAGAGCTTCCTTCCACACCGGCTTCTGCCGATTGTAACGCTATACATATTAGCCATAGTTTTAATTTTCCCTATCAAACATTTTCTAATGGGCTTGACATTGAAACAAGCTGCTATTTCGATGACAAATGGCGCGCCATTTGTCAATGATAGCTGGTTTATATTAGCCATCATTTTCTTTTACTTAGCATTTTGGCTGGCAATGAAATTGTCAAAAGGACATGCGCTACCTCTGTTTGCTATTTTGCTGTTGTTGACAGCCATTTACACGGGTTACATTTGGAAAAAAGGCATGGGTGAATGGTTAATCAATGCTGCTTTTGTCTTTCCCACAGGTGTCTTATTTGCCTACTACGAAGATCGTTTTATTCCCTTTATTCAACGTTACTATTCGCCTATCATGCTCAGCACATCAACTTTATTCGCCATATGTTTTACACTTGACGAAGTTCACAGTTTAATGCGATACAGAATGCTCAGTGAGATTTTCTTCGCACTCGCCCTCATGATCATCAGCTATAAAGTTGAATGTGACAACAAACTGTTTTTGATCAGCAGCGCATGGTCCCTGAACCTATACCTATACCATCCCTTCATTGCCAGTCTCCTACACGGTAATGCTGCAATTGCTGCACACAGTGTCATCTATGGCCTACTCGTGATCATACTAAGTTACCTTGTTGCAGGCGTCATTGCCTTCATCCAAAGGAAAATAAAAACTATTCGACCAAAAGAAACAATTCCCGTAAAATCCTAACGTCAAATTGATGAAGGGATTTAATAGTTGTCGCTTTACGTTGACTCTCTGGAAAGCTTGACTTACTAGAGATGAAGACGGCATATAGCTTTACCAGGTAATGCGAAGTTTTTGACACCACTCGGCGAAAAAATTGTCCAAGGTCGGCGAAGAAATTGACCAACAATACAGAAACCTCCTGTATACTACGGGTAGCATACGTGTAAGCGCGTGCAATTCTTAAATACAGGAGGTCTTTGTAATGGCTATTCATTACCGTCAAATTCTTGAGCTTCACGCTCAAGAGCTGGTGCAGCGAGACATTGCGGCAATCACTGGGAATTCACGTCCCAAGATTTCTGAAGTTATCAAGCAAGCTGAGCTACATCAGATTAGTCCACCATTTACTGATGATGTGGATGATATTTGGTTGGAAAGCTTGTTGTTTCCTCAGAAGCAACCGATGGCAAAAGGTCGGCAGATACCCGACTTCGAAAAGATACACGAGGAATTGGCTAAGCCTAACGTCACCTTATCCCTGGTTCATTATGAATATGAGCAAGAGTGCCGACAAAATGGCACAATTCCGTATGCGTATCGAACCTTTTGCCAGTATTATCGTGCTTATGCGCAGAAATATAAGGCAACTATGCGGATCCGGCGTAAACCAGGTGAAGTGATGGAGGTCGATTGGGCGGGCTCACCTTTGCATATCGTCGATCGCGAAACTGGAGAAATCATCAAGGCATATCTGTTCATCGCTTCTTTGCCGTGTAGTGCGTACAGCTACTGTGAGGCATTTATGACTGAACAACAGGAGGCGTGGCTTACTGGACACATTCATGCGTATGAATTCTTTGGTGGTGTGACGCAATATCTGATTTCCGACAATCTCAAAACGGGTGTGACTTCGCACAAGCATAGCGAAATCATCTTGAATGAAATGTATCGAGATCTAGCCTTGCACTACGGCACAATTGTGATGCCAGCACGAGTCCGGAAGCCAAAGGATAAGCCGACTGTCGAAGGTGTTGTGGGGACAGTATCAACATGGATTATAGCAGCGCTACGAAATGAAACATTCTTTGGCCTCGAGGAATTAAATAAGGCCGTTCGCATCAAACTCAAGGAGTTCAACGAACGGCCATTCACAAAGAAATATAAACAAGGTAGTCGCCTTTCGGCGTTTCATGACGAAGAAAGCTTTGCCTTGCGACCATTACCTGTTCAAGCTTATACGATGGCCAGTTGGCGGACTGCCATCGTGCAATTAGACTACCACATCAACGTGGAAAGTCAGTTTTACTCTGTTCCTTACGAGTATATCTCATCTAAAGTGGATATCAAGGTGACGAAAGATATCGTAGAAGTTTTCTACAAAGGTAATCGAATTGCCTCCCATAAACGACTAACCGGTAAATTCGGGCAATTTTCAACCAATCACGATCATTTGCCAGCAGAACATAAACTGTTCGTCGATCATACACCTGAGAACGCATTAGCTTGGGCGGAAGAGGTTGGCATCAATACGCTTGCCGTAATGCGATATCTACTTAAATCGGCGGCAAGTGAAAAACAAGGTCTAAGTGCAGCTTTTCGATTCAAAGGCTTAGCTAGAAAATACGCAGCTATTGAAATCGAAGCCGCGTGTACGACCGTGATGAAAATTGCGACCGCACCGACGGTGTCCGTAGTTGAACGGGTTATGAAAAGTCAAAAGATTCCAGCACCAAAGACGATTAACGAACCCGACTACGGTTTTACTCGTGGTGCAGCATACTTTGGAGGAAATGACTAATGGTAAATGACGAAACTCAACGGAAGTTACGGCAGATGAAGCTTACCTCTATGGCAAATGCCTTGGAAGCACAGGAAAGCAACACAGAATATCGATCAATGAACTTTGATGATCGGTTCAAGTTACTCGTTGATGCGGCTTACGCAAGCCTTCAGTCAAATAGGCTGAATCGACTGATCAAGAGTGCAAATTTTCGGACGAATGAGCCATGTATAGCTGATATCAATTACTTGCCGGATCGTAAGTTGGATCGGAACTTGATTCAACGCCTTGCGACTGGCACGTATATTCAAGAGCACCATAACGTCATCTTAATGGGTGCTTCAGGTAACGGGAAAACATGGTTGGCGACAGCTTTGGGGATTGAGGCTTGCCATCAGTTTCATAAAGTAAAATATGTGCGTCTTCCCGAACTGATTGATGATTTGATTGTAGCGAAGCATGAGGCAAACGGTGACTTTCATAAGATTATTGAACGGTACAAGAAAGTTGAACTCTTGATCATCGATGAGTGGCTTTTGACGCCGATCAACGATGAACAAGCTCAGACTATTCTTGAGTTGATCGAATATCGAAGTCAGCGTGGTTCAACAATCTTTTGTACTCAATTCGCGCCGGAAGGCTGGCATAGTAAGCTGGGAAATCCACAGATTGCGGATGCGATCCTTGACCGAATCGTCCACGATTCTTACAAGCTCCTTATCCAAGGCGACAAATCGATGCGCGAGCGGTATGGAATCGGAGGCGAATTTGCATGATTTCAGTAGAACTGGAACAACGATTGGCGCTGTTCTATG
This genomic window from Lacticaseibacillus paracasei subsp. paracasei contains:
- a CDS encoding acyltransferase family protein: MDIILLPFIGLILASMQQSQNLKKGHLGKNTTNNLKGISIIFIILHHINQELGPVAGTFFASRLSLAGRLGVAIFFFVSGYGIMRQYQIKGPSYLKSFLPHRLLPIVTLYILAIVLIFPIKHFLMGLTLKQAAISMTNGAPFVNDSWFILAIIFFYLAFWLAMKLSKGHALPLFAILLLLTAIYTGYIWKKGMGEWLINAAFVFPTGVLFAYYEDRFIPFIQRYYSPIMLSTSTLFAICFTLDEVHSLMRYRMLSEIFFALALMIISYKVECDNKLFLISSAWSLNLYLYHPFIASLLHGNAAIAAHSVIYGLLVIILSYLVAGVIAFIQRKIKTIRPKETIPVKS
- a CDS encoding GW dipeptide domain-containing protein, producing MGKKEKKLKNKVFWTTAAIASSLLFSQVVLGTPVSAAENDSANTGTSAQSSQDQTAPFHEMNQHSNAAGATTTEQAPAAPASRARSFSSNGTLATSGGAQANAQTFAANSLTMMSFTIGDKSVPRTDVVDVASYQYWLTQANFNTLRSLGVRGAVVKTSEGNFYQNPYAGKQIQYAKNAGMAISVYHYVHFSSQAAAINEANYFANTLDSLNVGKQTNVVADVEDNDVSGDVGANLTAFWQTLNKRGYNNHVLYTGKYYSYSNAAIATVGKNRTWVADYPYTPSASSLWNQDFGAWQYSSLAYLPGASSPVDVSIDYTGLFTQANTVAPKPETPSYDTILSTKAVNYDTTIVNQDSRKDGIYADAPYHTSATTAISNFDGVAYNNQTVHVLAETITSRGTYLKVRAQNGKVFWIDKNGTAQLSFDKIVSNKSVNYAATIQQKGRSDGIYTSGPYHTSALTSGGNSDAPRYNGQRVQVIAEAVTTRAGGTTYNQIRLANGQTFWIDKRGLKMADEAGFDKILLTKTVSYLAIVDQNHRADGLYQEGPYHTSSATAIGNTNTKSLNGRLVQVIAEATTSRSTKSTYVQIRLGNGTTYWTDKLALTSMSPLSPILSTSDVNYNAVVNQKTRVDGLYADGPYHTSITTLVGNDSAKQYDGQNVHATIEQKTDRGTYVKVQFPDGHIYWIDKGALTIR
- the istA gene encoding IS21 family transposase, with the protein product MAIHYRQILELHAQELVQRDIAAITGNSRPKISEVIKQAELHQISPPFTDDVDDIWLESLLFPQKQPMAKGRQIPDFEKIHEELAKPNVTLSLVHYEYEQECRQNGTIPYAYRTFCQYYRAYAQKYKATMRIRRKPGEVMEVDWAGSPLHIVDRETGEIIKAYLFIASLPCSAYSYCEAFMTEQQEAWLTGHIHAYEFFGGVTQYLISDNLKTGVTSHKHSEIILNEMYRDLALHYGTIVMPARVRKPKDKPTVEGVVGTVSTWIIAALRNETFFGLEELNKAVRIKLKEFNERPFTKKYKQGSRLSAFHDEESFALRPLPVQAYTMASWRTAIVQLDYHINVESQFYSVPYEYISSKVDIKVTKDIVEVFYKGNRIASHKRLTGKFGQFSTNHDHLPAEHKLFVDHTPENALAWAEEVGINTLAVMRYLLKSAASEKQGLSAAFRFKGLARKYAAIEIEAACTTVMKIATAPTVSVVERVMKSQKIPAPKTINEPDYGFTRGAAYFGGND
- a CDS encoding glycosyltransferase family 39 protein, with translation MENRMNRVMQELSQIIDKFGRYLLVIAFSFCLLCLFKLQIIQGAAWDTSAFVLGGMGIICGVFLLFKLSLIQLSDRQALVILAAISLILLGIWNYIYRPVPVSDYKVLLEGAQDIVNGTFGKHAAQPSDYFRYYNFQIGYAYYLSLLMRVFGYRLLYFKIVEMIVITLTVLILFKTLRLYVDVHTATFGAGVFAIFPYIFIGAGIINNQHEGLLLEAAAIYFILKRQSWQNLLLAAACITLAQTLRPTAVVVVMAIAATLLIQAVYHRSRQRLLGTIAFVAAFWGLGWIINGLFIISGVAPYGIKGGNPYYKFLIGLTGKGVSGKYTTSARKSQLYYDLKAYHFDYGLYKQAAADKLRRVFVHGVNLQDVMDRFTSFLGNVDNQYNLGGDQAFLERHSLLISSLNFSGIIIYAGTVLGTFKRVVTEKVLIDRVAYLLPALIYGMFFFAYIVMETQTRYRFEQYYALFLLATPVIYRWLKIIQRKMFTDNLTDPLS
- the istB gene encoding IS21-like element helper ATPase IstB, giving the protein MVNDETQRKLRQMKLTSMANALEAQESNTEYRSMNFDDRFKLLVDAAYASLQSNRLNRLIKSANFRTNEPCIADINYLPDRKLDRNLIQRLATGTYIQEHHNVILMGASGNGKTWLATALGIEACHQFHKVKYVRLPELIDDLIVAKHEANGDFHKIIERYKKVELLIIDEWLLTPINDEQAQTILELIEYRSQRGSTIFCTQFAPEGWHSKLGNPQIADAILDRIVHDSYKLLIQGDKSMRERYGIGGEFA